One window of Burkholderia vietnamiensis LMG 10929 genomic DNA carries:
- a CDS encoding TerD family protein, translating into MINLSKGGRVNLSKEAPGTQKFRIGLGWDANGTDTGTDFDLDVSVFLCKYDAQSNPKLISDQHFVFYNSEVRTMDRNETFIQPGDDFPKRGMPASKCLGVVHSGDNRTGSGDGDDEVIFIDMTKLAADIDEISVIVTIDQAEARRQNFGQVRNSYIQIADEVSGAVIAKYALEEDFSMETSVQVGSFYRRDGQFMFKAVGAGYNRGLGDFVRAYGGAV; encoded by the coding sequence ATGATCAATTTGTCGAAAGGCGGTCGCGTCAACCTGTCGAAGGAAGCGCCCGGCACGCAGAAATTCCGCATCGGTCTCGGTTGGGACGCGAACGGGACGGACACGGGCACGGACTTCGATCTCGACGTGTCGGTGTTTCTTTGCAAGTACGACGCGCAGAGCAATCCGAAGCTGATCTCGGATCAGCACTTCGTGTTCTACAACAGCGAGGTGCGCACGATGGATCGCAACGAAACGTTCATCCAGCCCGGTGACGACTTTCCGAAGCGCGGGATGCCGGCGTCGAAGTGTCTGGGCGTCGTGCACAGCGGCGACAACCGCACGGGCAGCGGCGACGGCGACGACGAAGTGATCTTCATCGACATGACGAAGCTGGCGGCCGACATCGACGAGATCTCGGTGATCGTGACGATCGATCAGGCTGAAGCGCGCCGCCAGAATTTCGGCCAGGTGCGTAACAGCTACATCCAGATCGCCGACGAAGTGTCCGGCGCGGTGATCGCGAAGTACGCGCTCGAGGAAGACTTCTCGATGGAGACGTCGGTCCAGGTCGGCAGCTTCTATCGTCGCGATGGCCAGTTCATGTTCAAGGCGGTCGGCGCGGGCTACAACCGCGGGCTCGGCGACTTCGTGCGTGCATACGGCGGCGCCGTCTGA
- a CDS encoding lactonase family protein yields the protein MPNTDRLTVVVSNAADGELATFSLASDGALAPLARYPAGDAVMPIAVQPDRARLYVAARGEQPAIVAFRIAPASGAFARVGATAIDASHAYLSLDRSGRWLLGASYGGSSLSVYDAARVRDGDGTPLQVVTDLAKAHAVVVSPDNRFAYVSSLGSDRIFTFALVEDADGLRVLEHGETRVPGGFGPRHLHFARDGHALVAVSEFQATLATFTRDAASGRLGDAQVSAHHPAVAGLAHGHARPPAPAVPSVWAADLHLTPDERFAYVSERTSSQLLCYRRTPDGTYAPAHATPTETQPRGFAIDPSGRWLVACGELSEYVSVYAIAPDDGTLTPHARVAGGRGANWIAMI from the coding sequence ATGCCGAACACTGACCGCCTGACCGTCGTCGTGTCGAATGCCGCCGACGGCGAGCTCGCCACCTTCTCGCTCGCGTCCGACGGTGCGTTGGCGCCGCTCGCCCGCTACCCGGCCGGCGACGCCGTGATGCCGATCGCCGTGCAGCCCGATCGCGCGCGTCTGTACGTCGCGGCCCGCGGCGAGCAACCGGCCATCGTCGCGTTCCGCATCGCGCCGGCGAGCGGCGCATTCGCGCGCGTCGGCGCGACCGCGATCGACGCGAGCCATGCCTATCTGTCGCTCGACCGCAGCGGCCGCTGGCTGCTCGGCGCGTCGTACGGCGGCAGCTCGTTGAGCGTCTACGACGCCGCGCGCGTGCGCGACGGCGACGGCACGCCGCTGCAGGTCGTGACCGACCTCGCGAAAGCGCATGCGGTCGTCGTGTCGCCGGACAATCGTTTCGCCTACGTCAGCTCGCTCGGTTCGGACCGGATCTTCACGTTCGCGCTGGTCGAGGATGCCGACGGCCTGCGTGTGCTCGAACACGGCGAAACCCGCGTGCCGGGCGGCTTCGGGCCGCGTCACCTGCACTTCGCGCGCGACGGCCATGCACTCGTCGCGGTCAGCGAATTCCAGGCGACGCTCGCGACCTTCACGCGCGACGCGGCGAGCGGCCGCCTCGGCGACGCGCAGGTCAGCGCCCATCACCCGGCCGTCGCGGGGCTCGCGCACGGCCATGCGCGTCCGCCGGCGCCCGCCGTGCCGTCCGTATGGGCGGCGGATCTGCACCTGACGCCCGACGAACGGTTCGCCTATGTCAGCGAGCGGACGTCGAGCCAGTTGCTGTGCTATCGCCGTACGCCCGACGGCACGTACGCGCCCGCGCATGCGACGCCCACCGAAACGCAGCCGCGCGGCTTCGCGATCGATCCGTCGGGACGCTGGCTCGTCGCGTGCGGCGAGCTGTCGGAATACGTGTCGGTGTACGCGATCGCGCCGGACGACGGCACGCTCACGCCGCATGCACGCGTGGCGGGCGGACGCGGTGCGAACTGGATCGCGATGATTTGA
- a CDS encoding fatty acid desaturase, whose amino-acid sequence MSQPAPPVFRDDADKVAYVRREVNAASDALRARFPLLDQQSLVGATVMAVSVAAMLAIAWLYARGAIAWYVAVPAVAFVTSLIHELEHDLIHLMYFKKTPWAHHLMMALCWLARPGTINPWTRRRMHLHHHKVSGGESDLEEFGITNGEPWGIKRLLMLADGMLAVVLRPQAMRRKVRRYVAAQPVRDAAERAQLRVEQVSSYMPLGHLYYALWHAFIVYHAGSFVLHAFGYAASVPVVIARAMHVVDFVAVVWLAPNFVRSFCINFVSSNMHYFGDIDPRNVIQQTQVLNPWWMLPFQLFCCNFGSTHAIHHFVVRDPFYIRQLTSRTAHAALRDVGVRFNDVGTFKRANRWGARRGPAGGAPHLQQDA is encoded by the coding sequence ATGAGCCAACCCGCACCACCCGTTTTTCGCGACGACGCGGACAAGGTCGCGTACGTGCGCCGCGAGGTCAATGCGGCGAGCGACGCGCTGCGCGCGCGCTTTCCGTTGCTCGACCAGCAGAGCCTCGTGGGTGCGACCGTGATGGCCGTATCGGTCGCTGCGATGCTCGCGATCGCGTGGCTGTACGCGCGCGGCGCGATCGCGTGGTACGTCGCGGTGCCGGCCGTCGCGTTCGTCACGTCGCTGATTCACGAGCTCGAACACGACCTGATCCATCTGATGTACTTCAAGAAGACGCCGTGGGCCCATCACCTGATGATGGCGCTCTGCTGGCTCGCCCGGCCGGGCACGATCAACCCGTGGACGCGCCGCCGCATGCACCTGCATCATCACAAGGTGTCGGGCGGCGAATCGGATCTCGAGGAATTCGGCATCACCAACGGCGAGCCGTGGGGTATCAAGCGGCTGCTGATGCTCGCGGACGGAATGCTCGCCGTCGTGCTGCGGCCGCAGGCGATGCGCCGCAAGGTCCGCCGGTACGTGGCCGCGCAACCGGTGCGCGACGCGGCGGAGCGCGCGCAATTGCGCGTCGAGCAGGTGTCGTCGTACATGCCGCTCGGACACCTGTACTACGCGCTGTGGCATGCGTTCATCGTCTACCACGCCGGGTCGTTCGTGCTGCATGCGTTCGGCTACGCGGCGAGCGTGCCGGTCGTCATCGCGCGCGCGATGCACGTCGTCGATTTCGTCGCGGTCGTGTGGCTGGCGCCGAACTTCGTGCGCAGCTTCTGCATCAACTTCGTCAGCTCGAACATGCATTATTTCGGCGACATCGATCCGCGTAACGTGATCCAGCAGACCCAGGTGCTCAACCCGTGGTGGATGCTGCCGTTTCAGCTGTTCTGCTGCAATTTCGGCAGCACGCACGCGATCCATCACTTCGTGGTGCGCGATCCGTTCTATATCCGGCAGCTGACCTCGCGCACCGCACACGCGGCGCTGCGTGACGTCGGCGTGCGCTTCAACGACGTCGGGACGTTCAAGCGTGCGAACCGATGGGGTGCGCGCCGCGGTCCGGCCGGCGGCGCGCCGCACTTGCAGCAAGACGCGTGA
- a CDS encoding 4'-phosphopantetheinyl transferase family protein: protein MSCSPASASASDSAPDADPCRAWRVQMLDLPPAAAHAGVRVARVDFDWRVPLASPAYAALSDVERARAARYLRHEDTIRSASTRAALRDVLGAALGIAPREVALVVDASGRPSLDPVHRAALDFNVSHAGAHALIAWAVARRVGVDIESCKRPADWRALTAEVCAPAEAAYLDGLPLAARADAFMRVWCAKEALLKALGTGIVGGLRAFAVVPPRDTATPATTIVEPAAPAAGVAAFDAGWFDAAPGYVACVAWARRAEDAPSSGAA, encoded by the coding sequence ATGTCCTGTTCGCCCGCTTCCGCCTCCGCCTCCGACTCCGCCCCCGATGCCGATCCGTGCCGCGCGTGGCGCGTGCAGATGCTCGATCTGCCGCCGGCCGCAGCGCATGCCGGCGTGCGCGTCGCGCGCGTCGATTTCGACTGGCGCGTGCCGCTCGCGTCGCCCGCTTACGCGGCATTGAGCGACGTCGAGCGTGCGCGCGCCGCGCGCTATCTGCGCCACGAGGACACGATACGCAGCGCGTCGACGCGTGCCGCGCTGCGCGACGTGCTCGGCGCGGCGCTCGGCATCGCGCCGCGCGAGGTCGCGCTCGTCGTCGACGCGTCGGGCCGGCCGTCGCTGGACCCCGTGCATCGCGCCGCGCTCGACTTCAACGTGTCGCACGCGGGCGCGCACGCGCTGATCGCGTGGGCCGTGGCGCGCCGGGTGGGGGTCGACATCGAAAGCTGCAAACGCCCGGCCGACTGGCGCGCGTTGACGGCCGAAGTCTGCGCGCCGGCCGAAGCCGCCTACCTCGACGGCCTGCCGCTCGCCGCGCGCGCCGACGCCTTCATGCGCGTATGGTGCGCGAAGGAGGCGTTGCTGAAGGCATTGGGCACCGGCATCGTCGGCGGACTGCGCGCGTTCGCGGTCGTGCCGCCGCGCGACACGGCGACGCCTGCGACCACCATCGTCGAGCCTGCTGCGCCTGCTGCCGGCGTGGCGGCGTTCGACGCCGGCTGGTTCGACGCGGCGCCCGGCTATGTGGCGTGCGTCGCGTGGGCGCGCCGAGCCGAGGACGCTCCGTCGAGCGGCGCCGCGTAG
- a CDS encoding HAD family hydrolase, whose protein sequence is MTDRIVAAFDFDGTITTSDSFRHFVRYAVGTRRFAWAGLRALPWIVAMKAGLLSRGDAKAKFAWFALGPAGEAALDALACSFVDDYLPQLVRADMLERVREHHARGHEVVLVSASPSLYLEKWAKTAGIDTVLATRLAFERGRFTGRLAGENCWGPQKVVRLRGWWGNRPPATLFAYGDSRGDKEMAELANHAWIRGQGPLPPIAE, encoded by the coding sequence ATGACCGACCGCATCGTCGCCGCATTCGATTTCGACGGCACCATCACGACCTCCGATAGCTTCCGTCATTTCGTTCGCTACGCGGTCGGCACGCGGCGATTCGCGTGGGCCGGCCTGCGCGCGCTGCCGTGGATCGTCGCGATGAAAGCGGGGCTGCTGTCGCGCGGCGACGCGAAGGCGAAGTTCGCATGGTTCGCGCTCGGACCGGCCGGCGAAGCCGCGCTCGACGCCCTCGCGTGCAGCTTCGTCGACGACTATCTGCCGCAGCTCGTGCGCGCCGACATGCTCGAGCGCGTGCGCGAGCATCACGCGCGCGGTCACGAGGTCGTGCTGGTGAGCGCATCGCCGTCGCTGTATCTCGAGAAGTGGGCGAAGACGGCCGGCATCGATACGGTGCTCGCCACGCGCCTTGCCTTCGAGCGCGGCAGGTTCACGGGCCGGCTCGCGGGCGAGAACTGCTGGGGTCCGCAGAAGGTCGTGCGACTGCGCGGCTGGTGGGGGAACCGGCCGCCCGCCACGCTGTTCGCGTACGGCGACAGCCGCGGCGACAAGGAAATGGCCGAACTCGCGAACCACGCATGGATCCGCGGACAAGGCCCGCTGCCGCCCATCGCCGAATGA
- a CDS encoding alpha/beta fold hydrolase has protein sequence MTNSNHAREAVHDAAPADQRTADALPPQAVTLTAADGYTLRAHVWRHRGGASAGRPVTVVNCATSVRCDYYFRFAAWLFAHGRDVLVYDYRGIGGSRPARLATLRANWLDWGRLDCEAALQYARDAFPGQPIDVVAHSIGGCVLGLAASNAAVRRVVTVGAQYAYWRDYRHQQRRRMWWKWHVAMPALAAVFGYVPAKRLGWMEDTPRGVALSWVRSQARFEDAYTRGPLAETAASRAALPGRFARLSAPMLAIGLDDDAFGTIDAIERLTGYYTGSDVTHLRLAPHDIGVAEIGHFAFFHSRFADTLWPLALHWLQHGALPADAPGRVHARRRATVAASGMPGAAAQG, from the coding sequence ATGACGAATTCGAACCACGCACGCGAGGCCGTGCACGACGCCGCGCCGGCCGACCAACGTACGGCCGATGCGCTGCCGCCGCAGGCCGTGACGCTGACCGCCGCCGACGGCTACACGCTGCGCGCGCACGTGTGGCGGCATCGCGGCGGCGCGAGCGCCGGCCGGCCGGTGACGGTCGTCAATTGCGCGACGTCGGTGCGCTGCGACTATTACTTCCGCTTCGCCGCGTGGCTGTTCGCGCATGGCCGCGACGTGCTCGTCTACGACTACCGCGGGATCGGCGGGTCGCGCCCCGCGCGGCTCGCGACGCTGCGCGCGAACTGGCTCGACTGGGGGCGGCTCGATTGCGAGGCTGCGTTGCAGTACGCGCGCGATGCGTTTCCCGGCCAGCCGATCGACGTCGTCGCACACAGCATCGGCGGCTGCGTGCTCGGGCTCGCGGCGTCGAACGCAGCGGTGCGTCGCGTGGTGACGGTCGGCGCGCAGTACGCGTACTGGCGCGACTATCGGCATCAGCAGCGGCGCCGCATGTGGTGGAAGTGGCACGTCGCGATGCCGGCGCTCGCCGCGGTGTTCGGCTACGTGCCCGCGAAGCGGCTCGGCTGGATGGAAGACACGCCGCGCGGCGTCGCGCTGTCGTGGGTGCGCTCGCAGGCTCGCTTCGAAGACGCATACACGCGCGGCCCGCTCGCCGAGACTGCCGCGAGCCGCGCCGCGCTGCCCGGCCGCTTCGCACGGCTGTCGGCGCCGATGCTGGCGATCGGCCTCGACGACGACGCATTCGGCACGATCGACGCGATCGAACGACTGACCGGCTACTACACGGGCAGCGACGTCACGCATCTGCGGCTTGCACCGCACGACATCGGCGTCGCCGAGATCGGGCACTTCGCGTTCTTCCACAGCCGCTTCGCCGACACGCTGTGGCCGCTCGCGCTGCACTGGCTGCAGCACGGCGCGTTGCCGGCCGATGCGCCGGGCCGCGTCCACGCACGCCGTCGCGCGACGGTCGCGGCAAGCGGCATGCCGGGCGCCGCGGCGCAGGGGTGA
- a CDS encoding AraC family transcriptional regulator, with product MAQSVPDAARQLHKATVSSAYALFMLMLAEERGIDGDRILAGSGVERERLAQPDARITPLQQAAIVFNLLDATNDPSIAIEIGLRSSLTKAGLIGFGLMSCATLGEAIALGIRYLPTRVPFFSVRLVQLDGTVDIDVYDAFPLGRLRQFAVENFLVETAMLFNSLLDPAPARTWQSRAELHFEWPEPPWFERYRARLPRCHFDASVNRIRCDAALLDEPIGTANAQTAQMIVQQCDAELARLGYAESIVERVRNLLICGAHGYPSVDDVARELHVSTRTLKRKLAEFGATYSALLDEIRLRDALRLLEGTQLPVDEIAARVGYTDRANFTRAFKRWTGVAPSARR from the coding sequence ATGGCCCAGTCAGTCCCGGATGCCGCGCGCCAGCTGCACAAGGCGACGGTGTCCTCCGCGTATGCGCTGTTCATGCTGATGCTGGCGGAGGAGCGCGGCATCGACGGCGATCGCATCCTCGCCGGCTCGGGCGTCGAGCGTGAGCGGCTCGCGCAACCCGACGCGCGCATCACGCCGTTGCAGCAGGCGGCGATCGTGTTCAACCTGCTCGACGCGACGAACGACCCGTCGATCGCGATCGAGATCGGCCTGCGCAGCAGTCTGACCAAAGCCGGCTTGATCGGCTTCGGGCTGATGAGCTGCGCAACGCTCGGCGAGGCCATCGCGCTCGGGATCCGCTATCTGCCGACCCGTGTGCCATTCTTTTCGGTGCGGCTCGTGCAGCTCGACGGGACGGTCGACATCGACGTGTACGACGCGTTTCCGCTCGGCCGGCTGCGTCAGTTCGCGGTCGAGAATTTCCTCGTCGAGACGGCGATGCTGTTCAACTCGCTGCTCGATCCGGCGCCGGCGCGCACGTGGCAGTCGCGCGCGGAGCTGCATTTCGAATGGCCGGAGCCGCCGTGGTTCGAGCGCTACCGGGCGCGGTTGCCGCGCTGCCATTTCGATGCGAGCGTGAATCGCATCCGCTGCGACGCCGCGCTGCTCGACGAGCCGATCGGCACGGCGAACGCGCAGACCGCGCAGATGATCGTGCAGCAATGCGACGCGGAGCTCGCGCGGCTCGGCTATGCGGAAAGCATCGTCGAGCGCGTGCGCAACCTGCTGATCTGCGGCGCGCACGGCTATCCGTCGGTGGACGACGTCGCGCGCGAGCTGCATGTGTCGACGCGCACGTTGAAGCGCAAGCTCGCGGAATTCGGCGCAACCTATTCGGCGCTGCTCGACGAAATCCGGCTGCGCGACGCGCTGCGGCTGCTCGAGGGCACGCAATTGCCGGTCGACGAGATCGCGGCGCGGGTCGGCTACACCGACCGCGCGAATTTCACGCGCGCGTTCAAGCGTTGGACCGGCGTGGCCCCAAGCGCGCGGCGCTGA
- a CDS encoding DUF475 domain-containing protein codes for MLKDFKIPLALTVLALVAAYLLGGVKDMLIVAVLSVLEISLSLDNAVVNASVLKNWSEKWRNRFMVFGLPVAVFGMRLVFPLLIVAVIGHIGLLDALTLAIEAPEKYAAVLTSAHHEVSAFGGAFLLMVFFKFMLDKEKDEHWIGFLEGPMRHLGRITALEVALTLAIVIVASFYVPAAEQVSFLLAGAFGVIGFVIAHGVGDLVGGEDTGTRVVREGVAGFMYLEVLDSSFSFDGVIGAFALSNNIFLIALGLGVGAAYIREMTLVLLKKGTLAQYRYLEHGAFWAIGALATIMFVGVKLDVPEVVTGLIGAATIAAAVGSSIVVQRKEDRAAVVGE; via the coding sequence ATGTTGAAAGACTTCAAGATTCCGCTGGCCCTTACGGTGCTCGCACTGGTCGCCGCTTATCTGCTCGGCGGCGTGAAGGACATGCTGATCGTCGCCGTGCTGTCGGTGCTCGAAATCTCGCTGTCGCTCGACAACGCGGTCGTCAATGCATCGGTCCTCAAGAACTGGTCGGAGAAGTGGCGCAACCGCTTCATGGTGTTCGGCCTGCCGGTCGCGGTGTTCGGCATGCGGCTCGTGTTCCCGCTGCTGATCGTCGCGGTGATCGGCCATATCGGCCTGCTCGACGCACTGACGCTCGCGATCGAAGCGCCGGAGAAGTACGCGGCGGTGCTGACGTCCGCGCATCACGAGGTGTCGGCGTTCGGCGGCGCGTTCCTGCTGATGGTGTTCTTCAAGTTCATGCTCGACAAGGAGAAGGACGAACACTGGATCGGCTTCCTCGAAGGCCCGATGCGTCATCTCGGCCGCATCACGGCGCTCGAAGTGGCGCTGACGCTCGCGATCGTGATCGTCGCGTCGTTCTACGTGCCCGCGGCCGAGCAGGTCAGCTTCCTGCTCGCCGGCGCGTTCGGCGTGATCGGCTTCGTGATCGCGCATGGCGTGGGCGACCTGGTCGGGGGCGAGGATACGGGCACGCGCGTGGTGCGCGAAGGCGTCGCGGGCTTCATGTATCTCGAAGTGCTCGACTCGTCGTTCAGCTTCGACGGCGTGATCGGCGCCTTCGCGCTGTCGAACAACATCTTCCTGATCGCGCTGGGCCTCGGCGTCGGCGCGGCCTACATCCGCGAGATGACGCTCGTGCTGCTCAAGAAGGGCACGCTCGCGCAGTACCGCTATCTCGAGCACGGCGCGTTCTGGGCGATCGGCGCGCTCGCGACGATCATGTTCGTCGGCGTGAAGCTCGACGTGCCCGAGGTCGTCACCGGGCTGATCGGCGCGGCGACGATCGCAGCGGCGGTGGGGTCGTCGATCGTCGTGCAACGCAAGGAAGACCGGGCCGCCGTCGTGGGCGAGTGA